One Leptospiraceae bacterium genomic window, CGGAAGTAAAAGCTCTCTGGGTAAACTGGCCAAGCTTTCTTTCTATTATATTACCCATTTTCTCTGGGAAGCAAGCTTTCATCATATCAACCTGAATAATACCCTTTTTGCTACCATCAGGAGGCAGTAGATGAAAAAATGGAAATGGATAGTATTTATTGTTCTTTTCCTGATACTTCTATTTCCTTTGTTCTCCGGGATTTATTTAGCTTCTTTAGTCACCCGTCCTCCCTGGTACCATCCGGGCCTGGGAAAAGAATGCTCTTCCGAACAAATCCAATCTGCTCCCAAACTCTGTATTTCAAATCCTGAGTTGGCCTTAGAAATCCCCTTTGAGCCGATTCGTATCCCTTACAGGGATTCCTTCCTCAGAGGCTGGTTTTTTCCCAAAGAAAAGGGTTCCGAACATTTATTTCTCTTTGTTCATGGAGCGGGTGGAGACCGCAGAAACGGCTATAAATACGTATCTACCTTTTTGAAGGCAGGTTATTCCGTATTGTTATACGACTCTCCCAATCATGGCGAATCTTATAACGATGGAAAAGGTATTTCCTATGGGTTCAAAGAAAAAGAAGGCTTTTTAAAGGTTTTATCTTTCGCAGAGAAAAAAGCAAAAAATATCTATGTATTTGCTTCTTCTGCCGGAACTTCAGCCGTCCTGTTAAGCCATAAAGACTGGAAGGGTAGAGTAAAAGCTCTTGTCCTCGAAAACCCCTTTTTTAGCCTGAAACGATTAATCGAAGAAAATCCTACAGCAAAAAAACTACCTTATTTTCTTCTGAGATTGAGTTATTTTTGGATGCAAGTATATAATGAATTTGAACCGGGAATGATTCAACCCGGGGAAAACTTAAAAGACTTTCCGGAAATTCCCGTTCTTGTGAGTCATGGAACGGAGGATAAGACAATACCCTTCCAGCACGGTCTGGATATTTTTCAGGCTCTACCTATCAAGGAAAAAACCTTTTATAAGGCGGAAGGTGCCGGGCATTGCCGGATATGGAACCATCAAAAAAAGGCTTATGCCGAACAAATTTCAAAAACCTTTACAAGAGCCCTTTACGAATGAATGCACGAATATCCTATACCGTTTACGCAACCTTACCTGAAATTATTGAAGAAGTTAAAAGAAGTGAAGAATTTTCCGAAACGGATGAATACCAGTACTGTTCGGAGATTTTTGAAGAACTGGAGACAGCTGTAGATTTCTTAACCTACGGACAATCAACCAGTCGCATTTTTCTTTTAGAATACGATGAAGAAGGGGAACGAATTAAAGAAACGATTCGAAAAATTCATGACGACCCCTGGCTACACGGTACAGTCATTATCATTCTGGCAAAAACCTTAAATCGCCGGGAAATGAATAGCCTTCTGGAATTGGGGGTTGCTGATATTATTTTTTGCAAGGAAATTCTCTATAAACTTCCTACTGTAATCAAGGTAATCGCAAAAAATTTTTCTATTTTTGAATCCGAACAGTTTCTTCTGGAAAATACCCTGCATGAAAAAGGAAAAATTATCCTTCCGAATCTACCTTCTCAAATTCCGGAAGTCACAAACCAGATTATCGAACTCTGCTATACAGCAGGTTTTCGGAACCTTGAGAGTTATACCAGGATTTCTATCTGTCTACATGAGATGATTACCAACTCGGTTGAGCATGGAAATTGTAAACTCGGCTATGAAACCAAGACCAGACTTCTCGACGAAAGAGGCAGTATTTCCGGTTATCTCAAGCAACTCACTGAACTACCGGAAAATAAAGACAAAAAGGTTCTGATATACTATGATATTAATGCAAAAAGAGCTGTTTTTACGATAGCTGATGAAGGGGATGGGTTTTCAGTTGACAAACTTCCCAGTCCAACTTCTGAAGCCAGCCTGCTTTTAACGCATGGACGCGGGATTTTAATGACCCGTAATTTTGTAGACCGGATGAAATATAATAGAAAAGGGAACCGGGTCAGCCTTCTTTTTCATAACCAGAACCGCTTTTATCGGAGAGAGAATGAGCTGGTTAAACTCGGAAATGGGAAATTCATCCATTTAAAACCCGGAGAACTTCTTTTCGAAGCCGGTTCAGAGAGCGACTTTTTTTACTATATCATAAGCGGAAGACTCGGAGTTTATGTAAACGAGAAGGAAATCGCCCTGCTCGGTCCGGAAGATGTTTTTATTGGAGAAATGGCCTTTTTACACCATAATAAAAGAACGGGAACAGTGAGAGCCAAAACCCACTCTACTCTCGTTCCTATTTCTCGAACCGGTTTTATCACTATGATTAAAAAATATCCTTATGCCGGTGTATTTCTGGCGAGACTTCTCACCAAAAGGCTTATTTTAAGAAACCAGGCCCTGTAGAAAAGCGGATTCTGAGGAAAATATTTCGGGCAATTGTTTTTAAATAGACAAGGCAATGCTTCAAATCGAACATGTTCAAAAAAAGAACAGGTTAAAGAATGATACTTGAAGGTTTAGACCATATAAGCGTTGCCGTTACCGATCTACAGAGATCCATAGCGTTTTACACAGATGTTTTTGATTTTGAAGAACTGGAAAAAGATGATACGAATAGCTTTCTCTCCTTCGGACCATTCAAGATAAAACTCGTGAAAACAGAAAAGGTAGAAAACCACCTGACCGCAATGGGACAACCTGTCATGAGTTTTGGAATGGACGTAGACGATTTTACAGAAGCCATTCAGGAGCTGGAAGTGAGAGGTTTAAAAATTTTTGAAGGTCCGGAAGTGTCCGGAGAAGGAGAATACCTGCTGTTTGGAGATCCTGATAACAACCTCATAGAAATCTTTTACAACTGAAGTATTTTAAAAAACAAGCCCTATCGGATTTCTGAATAACCGAATGAAAGCTTGTTTTTTTATTTTAAGGTATATAATATGGAAATCAGACCGGCTAAAGAACTTATTAAACTTTCTAAAGAAATCTTAGAAAACTTCCAGAAAAGGTGGAAAAGCCTGAATCTTCAGACTGACTATGACAGAATGCTTTCGTACGAAGAACAGGCCAAAGATCCCGCTCTCTGGGAGAACTCGGAGAAAGCCCTACAGGTGACAAAGACTAAGACCGAATTGGAAAGGAAATTGGCTCCCTGGCTCGAAATCCGCCAGGAAATCCATGATTTCCCCGATCTGGTAGAAATGACCCTTGAAGAAGAAGGAGAAGCCGGACTTGAACATTTAAACCGGGATTATGAAAGACTTTCGGAAAAATTAGAAGATCTGGAGCTGTTGGGTGCTTTAAACGGACCGGATGATAGCCGGGGAGCTTTTTTTAACATCCATCCGGGAGCCGGTGGAACCGAAAGTCAGGATTGGGCCGAGATGCTATTTCGAATGTACAGCCGTTATTTTCAGAAGAAAGGCTATAAGTTTGATATTATTGACTATCAGGAAGGGGAAGAAGCTGGAATTAAAAACGTAACCCTTTATGTCCAGGGAGACTATGCCTTTGGATACTTAAAAGGTGAGAATGGAATCCACCGTCTGGTACGAATTTCTCCATTTGACTCTAATAAACGCCGACACACTTCTTTTACCGCGGTTCATGTAACCCCCGATGTAGACGAGGAAATTGATATCGAAATTGATGAAAAAGACCTAAAAATCGATACCTATCGCTCTTCCGGTGCAGGAGGACAGCACGTCAATACTACCGACTCGGCTGTGAGAATTACCCACCTTCCCACCAATATTATCGTACAGTGCCAGAATGAACGTTCCCAGATTAAGAACCGGGCCACTGCTATGAAAATGTTGAAAGCCAAACTCTATGAAATGGAAAAAGAAAAAGCCGAAGAAGAACTCCAAAAAAAATCAGGGGAGAAAAAAGACATCGCCTGGGGTTCCCAGATCCGCAGCTACGTGTTTCATCCCTATAACCTGATAAAAGACCATCGTACCGAATTCGAAACTGCCAATATTAGTCCGGTCATGGATGGAGAATTGGAGCCTTTTATTATGGCTTATCTCAAATCTCTCTAAAAAAAAGAAGAATTTTATTTGCCTCTGTGTATCTATTGCCTATAGACCGGAGGAATTCATGAACTCTTTATACTTATTTATCAGATTATATCTGGTACTACTTTTTCTCTTTCAGTGCAGCGCCCAGCCAAAAACTGCGTTTACAGCTTCTACTCCTTTCCGAGAAAGACAAATCCAGATTGTTCCCAAAAAAAAAGAAGTTATTTATTACCGCTTTGCTCCGAGTCTCGAAGAGGTAGATCCGGAGAAAGTAGCAACGTTTAAAACGGATTCCTTGAAACCGGAGATAATAAATCTATTAAACCAGATTTTGCAGAAAAATGAGCCCGCCTACGGAAAAGAAAAAGCCAAGCGTTGCCTACCCGTATTTACCTCTGCCATAAAAAATAAAGAGGAAGTTTATTTTTTAAGTTTTTCCTGTGCTATTTTAAAAGTGAAAGGAGAAAATTTATATTTGAATTTTGATAGCGAAAAAGCTTCTCTGGAAACAAGTCTAAATTCCCTGAACTGAGGTCGTCATGCGCTTTCTTTTGCTATTTTTTTTCTTTTGCATACAAATTTTTGCTGAAAAACCTGTTGTCGGAATCTTTCCCTTTGAAGGAGGAGGTAAAGATGAGGGTAAAAAAGCAGCTTCCCTTTTAACTTCCCAACTGGCTTCGTACCGTAAATACAGGCTGGTGGAAAAATCTCAACTGAACAAGGCCCTTGACGAAGTAAAAAACGCACAGACAGGTCTTTATGAAAATGAAGCCTACTTGCAAGCAGGAAAGCTACTTGGTTCTACCCATATTCTTATTGGTGATATTGTAAAAGAAACTTCTTCTAAAAAAACAGTTTATACGATAGCAGCAAGGTTGATGAAAACAGAAAGCGGACTCATTATAGGTGGAAAAACAATTCAGGATAGTTCCTTTGCATCGGCGATAAAAAAACTGTCTTATTCGATGAATGAACTTCTGAGTATTCTCGATTCTATGGATAACCCTGATAGTCCTTTTCTTATTCGTTTGAAGCTGGATAAGAAAAATTATAAAATCAATGATAAGATTCAACTTGAGTTTATGGTGGAGTCTAAAGATGAAAGCCTTAAAGAGTGTTATTTAAAACTTTATTCAGTAGATACGAAAGGTCAGATTATCCAGATTTATCCCAACAAATTCACAAAGAATAAAAAAATAAGTCTCGGTAAGCTATACCGTTTCCCGGAAAACGATGATGATTTCGATTGGATTATAAATGGAGAACCGGGCTTTGAACATATACAGGCCATCGCCACTTCAGATGAATCAGAACCTTTACCGAGAAAACATCCCGGTAGGAACGAAGTCTTCCGGTCTATAGGTAGAGAAAATTCGGCTTTATACAGAGGGATTTCTGTAAAAGTAAAAGATAAGAAGCTAAAAGGTTTTAGCTCGGAAAGAATTTCTTTCCAAATCATAAAATAAGGATGATACAAAACATGAAAAAACTTAGCCTTTTTTTACTCTTTTTTTTAGCTACATTTTCGTTAGCTTCAAAAGATGTAAGGTTACCCAGTTCATTCCAGGAAGTTAGTTCCTATTTAAAAGTGAATAAGAAGCTTCCTTCGAATTATATTAGAAAAAGTGAAGCAAGCCGCAGGGGTTGGAATCCAAGAAAGGGAAACCTCTGGACCGTGTTGCCCGGAAAAAGTATCGGAGGAGATTATTTTGGAAACAGGGAAGGAAAATTGCCTCGAAATAAATGCGGAAACAGAACCCGGTGGTATGAAGCTGATATCGATTATAAGGGTGGAACAAGGGGAGCAAAACGAATCGTCTTTTGTCTTACTCAGGGGAATAAAAATGTGTATATTTATAAAACAGAAAACCACTATAAAACGTTTGAGGAAATCCGATGAAACAATATTCCCTGAATACGGCTTCTATTCGTTCTATTGATGAATTACATAAGTCTATAGCTACGGCGTTTAGCTTTCCTTCTTATTATGGAAAAAATTTGGATGCTCTCTGGGATTGTTTACGCGATATTGAACTTCCGGCTACTTTAAGCTGGTCCGGTTACGGAGAATCGAAGAATAAGTTAGGAAATAAAGTTAAAGAAATTCGAAGAGTGTTTGAAGATTTCGAAGAAGAAGAAAGTGAATTTTCTCTGAATGTTTTATCTTAATTTTTTTTTTCTTTAGCTTTAGCATCTTCTTAGCATTCTCACTTAGGGCTGTTGATCTGAATGAGCTATTCAAGGTTAATGTGTCTCTTGCTATAGAATCTAACGGTCTTGAATTCTATAGCAAAGCATCTCCTTTTCAAGTTGCTCTAAACATGGATCCCAATATTCGAGAGAATGGAGAAGAAATACATTTTTTAAAAGCAAATAGTGTGGGACGTCTTTTTATAGGTGGAGGAAGACCCACATCCATTCCTTTTCCGGGGGATACATTCTTAGATTCAGTTTTCGCTTTTAATTTCGCTCTCAGTTCTCCACTTACAAGAAGAGGTACTCTATTAAACTACCCGGATAATGGAATCAGCTACATAGATCCTCTTGCTGCTTTTTCCAATCACTTATTTCCCATTCCTCCTATTTTCTCAAAGCGGCTTGACTTCATTTTTACTGAATATCGTTACTTCGGAACTTTATACATGGGATATTTCGGAAGCGAAGCTTTCTTTATTGCTCTCGGTCCCTATATAGGTAAGTCGAATTATAGTTTGCTTATTTCCAATGGAAACACTATAATTTCTAATGTTAAAGACAGAGAAAAGGTGGTTGGTGGTTGGTCTTTTCTCACGGGTTATAATCTTGGTAAACATTTGGAAGATCCTATTTTTTATAATATGTATATTTTTTGTGAAGTAAGTGGAGACTCAACAGCTTTCAATGAAGTGAAAGTGCAGTTTTATAATAGTTATAACCTCTTACCAAGGCAATTATATGCTCGTTCTACCTTTTTTCGCTTCGGTCTATCCCGCGAAATAAATCTCCGTGCCAAATAAATATACTTAAATAACAAGTGTGGTGATAAAAAAGATTACCAGTAATAATTAAGAATATCTGAATTTAACATTACTCACATAGTACATTTGTATCATACCCTTATTTTTAGCAGCAACCTCTCCTCTATGCTCACAGTCAAAAAAATCTTTTACTAATTCATAAGTAACACCGCTGATATTGATTTTTCCCGGATAACCACTTGATTCCATGCGAGATGCAATATTTACCGTATCTCCCCAGAGGTCATAAGCAAATTTTTTCTTACCGATAACTCCGGCTACCAGGGGACCCGAATGGATTCCAATTCTAAGTTCCCAGGCCTCAAGTCCCTGTTCTTTTTTTTGCACATTTGTTTTTAGCATATACTCCTGTATTTCCAGGGCAGCTAAAATGCAATCCTTCGCATGAGTTTTGGTACTGCGTGGGACTCCGGCAGCACACATATAACTATCACCTATTGTTTTAAGTTTCTCTAAATTATATTTTTCTATTATTCTATCAAATTCTATGAAATATTTGTCCAGCTCTTTCAAAAGTTCCGATGGACTTAAAGACTCGGCGATACCTGTAAATCCTTTAAAATCCGTAAACATCACAGAAGCGGAATCATAGTGTACAGGTTCCGTTGCTCCCTTTTGCTTGAGTTCTCTTACAATATCCCTGGGAAGAATGTTTAAGAGTAACTTTTCAGACTTATCTCTTTCCTTTTCTGCATCTTCTCTGGCTTTGTTAACTTTTTCTTTTTCTATTTGTAACTGTTCAAATAGGTTTGAGGAATTAATGATTCCTGCGATTTGTTCCGCGAGAATTGAAAGTTTGTTAATTTCATCTCTCGAAAGATCCATTTTACCTTCTTTAGTAAAGTCTAAAATTCCAATGGGTTCATTCTGTAAAATCAGTGGTAGCATGAGCATGGAATCCCATTTGCAGGTTTCAATGACGAATAACTCTTCTTTTGTACTATTCTTTATAGACCTTTCTGAACGTATATTTGGAATATAGAAAGGTTTCTTGTATTTGAATGTGAATGAATGTGCTCCTATCTCAGTATCAATTGGAATAAGTGAGTTTTTTATCATCTGCCTGTCTTCTTTCGTTATATGCGCAGGAAAATTTGCATTCAAAAGTTCTATAAATTTTTTATCCTTGGATGTAATATATAAAGCATAATGTTTTATCTTATAAGTACGGAATATATAATCAGAGAACTTTTTAGTTTTTTCTTTTAAATCAACTTCTTCGTTTAAACTCTTTATTAGCTGATTTAATTCTTCTGTTTGTTTTCTTTGCTTGTCAATTTCTCTTTTGGCTTCTTCTGTTTGCCGCAAAAGACTGGCATTATAAATCACTCCAGAAATGTGGGCACAAAAAGAATTGATAGCCAAAATATCGGTTTTAGATAAATTCATAGGTTTCAATAAATTAGAAAAACCATATAGACCTATGGATTGATTTTTTAGACATAGAGGGACAGCAAGAAATGAAGCTCCTATAAGGCTAGTCCAAAGCTCTTCCGCTATATTCATTTTTTTTAATTTAGATGTTTCAGAAAGGTAGAATGGCTTTTGTTTTTTCCAGATCAAATAAATAATTCCCCCTCTGGAATTAATAGGAATTTTAGAATTTAACAATTTTTGATATTTTTGTTCAGATAGCTTATCGTAACTAAAAGCTTTAAATGTCTGTAAATTTTCTCCATTTTCATCGGGTAGTAATAAGCAGCTGGCTGTTATATGAAATTTTTCATATACATATTTGGAAATTTCAATAAAGATTACATTCAGATCTGAATGAGAGTTAATCAAACTGGTAAACTGGTTTAAGGTTTCAATTTCAGACTTCGAGTCTTCGAGATCTTTGGTTCTTTCCTGAACCTTGAGTTCAAGGTTTTCGGTAAGTTTTTTGAGTTCAAGAGCTGTTTCTTCGAGACGATCGGATTTATGTTTCAAGGCAAAAGATAATTTTTCTGTTTGTTCAAAGCTATAAGCAAAGCGCCTGGAAATAACAGTAGCTTGAAAAACGATAAGAATAAGAAGTCCATAACTCGAAAGATAAGGAGTAAATACGAGACTCCTGCTTTTTAATAGATCATTAATAATTGCGATAGAGAAAAAAAGCCAACCGAGTGATAATAGTTTTGCACCAAGTCGTTTATGCAAAACTGCTAAAGTAATCATGTATATTAAAAAAATGATCTCTAATAGCAAAATAATTTGCATATATTGTAAAGTACCTGTATACGCCTGCATATCTAAAAAGATAACAGAAAGAATAAAAGGTACTATTGTTAGAAAGAATAGGCGATAAACCTTTTTAGGGCATTCAACAGGAAAGAGGGCCCGTGAAAATTGTAAAAAAGTAAGGCATCCATAATAAAAGCTTATATACTCAATTTTATGAACCAGGGGAAAAGGCATATAAGGAAAAACATCAAGAATGTAGCGTTCGGATATAGATACAGTTCGTAGAGCAATCAGGATGCAAAAAATTCCGAAGTATAAAGGTGAATAATCTTTGCGCCGACTAAAAAAAAGTCCGAGGTGATAAAGCCCCATAATAAGAATAGAGCTAAAAACAACAATATCGAGGATCATCTTATGGATCCTGCTCTTCTTTTCTCCCTTCCGGGAAATAAGCTGAATTTTATCCCAGATTCCTGCATTTGCATAATGAAAATTAGATACATGAATCAGAAGCTCAATTTCTTCTCCGACTCGATGATGATTAAGATAAGAGTTTATATCGAAATAGCGATGTTTCATGTAAGGTTTGGATTCTGACCTGGTTTTAGCCGGTACACCATTCGAAGAAATTAATTTTCCATTTAAGTAGATAACATAAGCCGTTCCAACATCAGTCATAAAAAGACTCAGGGAAGGATAGGTTTTAGGAAGGATTATTCTTAATCGATAAGTTCCAAAACCCCTGACCGGAAAACCGTAATTCTGCCATTCGGAGGGAAGAGGTAAAAAAACCGGGAGTTGGGCCGCTTTGTCCGAACTACATTGTAGTTCACCTTTTTTGTGAGGATAGTTGGGTTGACAAAATTGTTTCCAGTAAAATTCCCATTCTCCGGAGAGAGAAACTACAGTATCCTCTTCTATTGATAAAGAAGAAAGGTCTAAAAGACCTCTAACTGCTTTCGGAACTTTTACCTGTTTTTCTTTTTGAGCACAGGACATAAGAAAAAAGCAAAGTAAAAACAGGATACGAAAGTAAAACTTCATGGCTATAAAAAAATCTTTCATAAAAACCCGTCAAACAATTTATTCTCATGAAATTTTTTCCGGCTTTTATCTTTAGGTTTCCTTACCCTTTTTTTCTTCCTTTAAACGTGAAGAAAAGAAGATAATGCCTGTATTCAAAAGATTGAATATTTCGGAGAAAGAAAAGAAGTTCCCAGCTCCGAGCCATGCGGAGTTTCTATATATGAATATGACAGTAGTAATTCAGTATTTTATTATAAAAGGAATGTTCAACTAATCGTGAAGGTGGGTAAGCGTCGACTGGACTAATACTATGACAGGGAATTCCTCCGCGACGTAAGAAAAGGGCTGTTGTTTTTTTTGTATATAAAATATAAAAAGACGGTCTGTTCATTTTTCCATGATTGACAGAAAGAATGGATGTAAAATGATGGTAAGGATTCCTGTTAGGAGGAATTGTATGATCTTTGAAGGAATTAAGCTAACCATTCTCGGCCTCAGCGTTGTTTATCTTTACCTTCTTCTGCTTGTAGCCGCCATCCAACTCATTTATAAATTCAGTAAAAAGAATACTTTACAAGAAGAAGAGGAGCTAAAAAAAGCGGCTTCCCTTAAAAAAAGAACCCTCAGTAAAGAAAAAGATACGCTCGATGATAAGAATTTGATCGCAGCCATTACCGCGGCTATACACGCACACAGGCAGAAATTATAAAATAGAAATATCTTCCTTACTGCCTATTGATAAACAAACAAAAAGCTAATTTGTAT contains:
- a CDS encoding OadG family protein, whose product is MIFEGIKLTILGLSVVYLYLLLLVAAIQLIYKFSKKNTLQEEEELKKAASLKKRTLSKEKDTLDDKNLIAAITAAIHAHRQKL
- a CDS encoding cyclic nucleotide-binding domain-containing protein is translated as MNARISYTVYATLPEIIEEVKRSEEFSETDEYQYCSEIFEELETAVDFLTYGQSTSRIFLLEYDEEGERIKETIRKIHDDPWLHGTVIIILAKTLNRREMNSLLELGVADIIFCKEILYKLPTVIKVIAKNFSIFESEQFLLENTLHEKGKIILPNLPSQIPEVTNQIIELCYTAGFRNLESYTRISICLHEMITNSVEHGNCKLGYETKTRLLDERGSISGYLKQLTELPENKDKKVLIYYDINAKRAVFTIADEGDGFSVDKLPSPTSEASLLLTHGRGILMTRNFVDRMKYNRKGNRVSLLFHNQNRFYRRENELVKLGNGKFIHLKPGELLFEAGSESDFFYYIISGRLGVYVNEKEIALLGPEDVFIGEMAFLHHNKRTGTVRAKTHSTLVPISRTGFITMIKKYPYAGVFLARLLTKRLILRNQAL
- a CDS encoding ribonuclease; this translates as MIQNMKKLSLFLLFFLATFSLASKDVRLPSSFQEVSSYLKVNKKLPSNYIRKSEASRRGWNPRKGNLWTVLPGKSIGGDYFGNREGKLPRNKCGNRTRWYEADIDYKGGTRGAKRIVFCLTQGNKNVYIYKTENHYKTFEEIR
- a CDS encoding VOC family protein is translated as MILEGLDHISVAVTDLQRSIAFYTDVFDFEELEKDDTNSFLSFGPFKIKLVKTEKVENHLTAMGQPVMSFGMDVDDFTEAIQELEVRGLKIFEGPEVSGEGEYLLFGDPDNNLIEIFYN
- the prfB gene encoding peptide chain release factor 2, encoding MEIRPAKELIKLSKEILENFQKRWKSLNLQTDYDRMLSYEEQAKDPALWENSEKALQVTKTKTELERKLAPWLEIRQEIHDFPDLVEMTLEEEGEAGLEHLNRDYERLSEKLEDLELLGALNGPDDSRGAFFNIHPGAGGTESQDWAEMLFRMYSRYFQKKGYKFDIIDYQEGEEAGIKNVTLYVQGDYAFGYLKGENGIHRLVRISPFDSNKRRHTSFTAVHVTPDVDEEIDIEIDEKDLKIDTYRSSGAGGQHVNTTDSAVRITHLPTNIIVQCQNERSQIKNRATAMKMLKAKLYEMEKEKAEEELQKKSGEKKDIAWGSQIRSYVFHPYNLIKDHRTEFETANISPVMDGELEPFIMAYLKSL
- a CDS encoding alpha/beta fold hydrolase, which encodes MKKWKWIVFIVLFLILLFPLFSGIYLASLVTRPPWYHPGLGKECSSEQIQSAPKLCISNPELALEIPFEPIRIPYRDSFLRGWFFPKEKGSEHLFLFVHGAGGDRRNGYKYVSTFLKAGYSVLLYDSPNHGESYNDGKGISYGFKEKEGFLKVLSFAEKKAKNIYVFASSAGTSAVLLSHKDWKGRVKALVLENPFFSLKRLIEENPTAKKLPYFLLRLSYFWMQVYNEFEPGMIQPGENLKDFPEIPVLVSHGTEDKTIPFQHGLDIFQALPIKEKTFYKAEGAGHCRIWNHQKKAYAEQISKTFTRALYE
- a CDS encoding DUF4384 domain-containing protein, with protein sequence MRFLLLFFFFCIQIFAEKPVVGIFPFEGGGKDEGKKAASLLTSQLASYRKYRLVEKSQLNKALDEVKNAQTGLYENEAYLQAGKLLGSTHILIGDIVKETSSKKTVYTIAARLMKTESGLIIGGKTIQDSSFASAIKKLSYSMNELLSILDSMDNPDSPFLIRLKLDKKNYKINDKIQLEFMVESKDESLKECYLKLYSVDTKGQIIQIYPNKFTKNKKISLGKLYRFPENDDDFDWIINGEPGFEHIQAIATSDESEPLPRKHPGRNEVFRSIGRENSALYRGISVKVKDKKLKGFSSERISFQIIK
- a CDS encoding barstar family protein gives rise to the protein MKQYSLNTASIRSIDELHKSIATAFSFPSYYGKNLDALWDCLRDIELPATLSWSGYGESKNKLGNKVKEIRRVFEDFEEEESEFSLNVLS